One genomic region from Motacilla alba alba isolate MOTALB_02 chromosome 5, Motacilla_alba_V1.0_pri, whole genome shotgun sequence encodes:
- the SPTY2D1 gene encoding protein SPT2 homolog isoform X1, with amino-acid sequence MDFHNILVMASEQQGLNAVPKRYSLAVGPPKKVPKVKGVESAAVQAFLRRQEEEKRKKALEERRKKEQLLARRIELKHDRKARAMASRTKDNFYGYNGVPVEEKPKKRRACENVAQAPEAEYATEDETEQLEYSQTDSEHEQEEYEEKPSKAAVKPKAPPKSAPAPLNFAELLRLAEKKQYEPVEIKQVKKVEERPRTAEELREREFLGRKNKKVEMHKKSEKEIKPTGISSSSKKLSSQKASVNTKLNKTSVDKHSTSKSSLSLSMGSIDKKSKAPALTEKHPRSSSSSRLNQMEKTSQNGSLKSSTGSSHNKLPVNGIRKSGSSSQVPPSKPTPNGAQRMPSVKESSLKKSAHAKPGKPAALQHGINSNAKRSGSSLGKGGPGHPGGGSGAGPGRSSSSSGVGPGRPGSGLSSGPGQLGSSSATGPGRPGSSSSTGPGRPGGGSGVGPGRPTGSSSTGPGRPGSSSGVGLKRPGGTLGTGPGRPGSSTNIGPGRSGSSLGTGPGRPGISPSTGAKQPGSSLGAGPGRPGISTSAGSVRPGSGPGVAVKPKCTVVSETISSKNLVTRPSNGKMNGMRPFPGHRPVLHPHGLGRPPISYKRQIEDDDDDDEYDSEMDDFIEDEGEPQEEISKHIREIFGYDRKRYKDESDYALRYMESSWREQQKEEARSLRLGVQEDLEELRREEEELKRKRQSKKLRTR; translated from the exons ATGGATTTCCACAACATTCTCGTGATGGCCTcggagcagcaggggctgaaCGCGGTGCCG AAAAGGTACAGTTTGGCTGTTGGTCCTCCCAAAAAAGTTCCCAAAGTCAAGGGTGTAGAGTCTGCAGCAGTGCAAGCATTTCTCAGAcggcaggaagaagaaaagagaaaaaaag CGctggaagaaagaaggaagaaagagcagCTCTTGGCGAGGCGCATTGAACTGAAACATGACAGAAAGGCAAGAGCTATGGCCTCACGAACAAAGGATAATTTTTATGGTTATAATGGTGTTCCTGTTGAAGAGAAGCCTAAAAAGAGGAGGGCTTGTGAGAATGTTGCTCAGGCCCCAGAGGCTGAGTATGCAACAGAAGATGAAACTGAGCAACTTGAATACAGTCAGACGGATTCTGAGCATGAGCAAGAGGAATATGAAGAGAAACCATCCAAAGCTGCAGTGAAACCAAAGGCACCTCCCAAAAGTGCACCAGCACCTCtgaactttgcagagctcttgaggcttgctgaaaagaaacaatATGAACCGGTGGAAATAAAACAAGTGAAAAAGGTAGAAGAGAGACCCAGAACAGCAGAAGAATTGAGAGAGAGGGAGTTTTTGGGAcgcaaaaacaaaaaagtagaaATGCATAAGAAAAGTGAGAAGGAGATTAAGCCTACAGGGATATCCAGTTCTTCAAAAAAACTGTCTTCTCAAAAAGCCTCTGTAAACACAAAACTTAATAAAACCTCTGTAGATAAACATTCCACATCGAAAAGCAGTCTGTCGCTTTCTATGGGTAGTATTGATAAGAAATCCAAAGCACCAGCATTGACTGAAAAACACCCACGGTCATCATCTTCTTCCAGACTTaatcaaatggaaaaaacctcacaaaatgGTTCTTTAAAAAGCTCTACTGGTAGCAGTCATAATAAATTACCTGTCAATGGTATTAGAAAGTCTGGCTCAAGCTCTCAAGTGCCACCCTCAAAACCCACGCCCAATGGGGCTCAGAGAATGCCATCTGTGAAAGAATCCAGCCTGAAAAAGTCTGCCCatgcaaaaccaggaaaacctGCAGCTCTTCAACATGGAATCAACTCCAATGCAAAACGATCCGGCAGCAGCTTAGGAAAAGGAGGACCTGGACATCCCGGTGGTGGTTCAGGCGCAGGACCGGGACGATCAAGCAGCAGTTCTGGCGTGGGACCGGGAAGGCCAGGAAGTGGTTTAAGCTCAGGACCTGGGCAactgggcagcagctcagccacaggACCTGGGaggcctggcagcagctcaagCACAGGACCTGGGCGACCGGGAGGTGGCTCAGGCGTGGGGCCAGGAAGGCCGACGGGCAGCTCGAGCACAGGACCTGGGCgaccaggcagcagctcaggcgTGGGACTTAAGAGACCGGGCGGCACCTTGGGCACTGGTCCCGGAAGGCCgggcagcagcacaaacatAGGACCAGGGCGAtcaggcagcagcctgggaacagGTCCAGGAAGGCCAGGAATCAGCCCAAGCACAGGAGCCAAGCAACCAGGCAGCAGCTTGGGCGCTGGCCCAGGGAGGCCGGGCATCAGCACAAGCGCAGGATCCGTGCGACCAGGCAGCGGCCCGGGTGTGGCTGTGAAACCCAAGTGTACTGTCGTGTCAGAAACCATTTCTTCTAAAAACCTCGTCACAAGACCTAGCAATGGAAAGATGAATGGAATGAGACCTTTTCCAGGGCATAGACCTGTGCTTCATCCACATG GTCTTGGAAGACCACCTATTAGTTACAAGAGACAAAtagaagatgatgatgatgatgatgaataTGACTCTGAAATGGATGATTTCATTGAAGATGAAGGGGAACCTCAAGAAGAAATATCAAAACATATTCGGGAAATATTTGGCTATGACCGGAAAAG gtaCAAAGATGAAAGTGATTATGCCTTACGTTAtatggagagcagctggagagagcaaCAGAAAGAAGAAGCTAGAAG CTTGAGACTTGGTGTTCAGGAAGACTTGGAAGAGCTGAGACGGGAAGAAGAAGAACTGAAACGCAAGAGACAGTCTAAGAAGCTGAGGACACGTTAA
- the SPTY2D1 gene encoding protein SPT2 homolog isoform X2, whose protein sequence is MASRTKDNFYGYNGVPVEEKPKKRRACENVAQAPEAEYATEDETEQLEYSQTDSEHEQEEYEEKPSKAAVKPKAPPKSAPAPLNFAELLRLAEKKQYEPVEIKQVKKVEERPRTAEELREREFLGRKNKKVEMHKKSEKEIKPTGISSSSKKLSSQKASVNTKLNKTSVDKHSTSKSSLSLSMGSIDKKSKAPALTEKHPRSSSSSRLNQMEKTSQNGSLKSSTGSSHNKLPVNGIRKSGSSSQVPPSKPTPNGAQRMPSVKESSLKKSAHAKPGKPAALQHGINSNAKRSGSSLGKGGPGHPGGGSGAGPGRSSSSSGVGPGRPGSGLSSGPGQLGSSSATGPGRPGSSSSTGPGRPGGGSGVGPGRPTGSSSTGPGRPGSSSGVGLKRPGGTLGTGPGRPGSSTNIGPGRSGSSLGTGPGRPGISPSTGAKQPGSSLGAGPGRPGISTSAGSVRPGSGPGVAVKPKCTVVSETISSKNLVTRPSNGKMNGMRPFPGHRPVLHPHGLGRPPISYKRQIEDDDDDDEYDSEMDDFIEDEGEPQEEISKHIREIFGYDRKRYKDESDYALRYMESSWREQQKEEARSLRLGVQEDLEELRREEEELKRKRQSKKLRTR, encoded by the exons ATGGCCTCACGAACAAAGGATAATTTTTATGGTTATAATGGTGTTCCTGTTGAAGAGAAGCCTAAAAAGAGGAGGGCTTGTGAGAATGTTGCTCAGGCCCCAGAGGCTGAGTATGCAACAGAAGATGAAACTGAGCAACTTGAATACAGTCAGACGGATTCTGAGCATGAGCAAGAGGAATATGAAGAGAAACCATCCAAAGCTGCAGTGAAACCAAAGGCACCTCCCAAAAGTGCACCAGCACCTCtgaactttgcagagctcttgaggcttgctgaaaagaaacaatATGAACCGGTGGAAATAAAACAAGTGAAAAAGGTAGAAGAGAGACCCAGAACAGCAGAAGAATTGAGAGAGAGGGAGTTTTTGGGAcgcaaaaacaaaaaagtagaaATGCATAAGAAAAGTGAGAAGGAGATTAAGCCTACAGGGATATCCAGTTCTTCAAAAAAACTGTCTTCTCAAAAAGCCTCTGTAAACACAAAACTTAATAAAACCTCTGTAGATAAACATTCCACATCGAAAAGCAGTCTGTCGCTTTCTATGGGTAGTATTGATAAGAAATCCAAAGCACCAGCATTGACTGAAAAACACCCACGGTCATCATCTTCTTCCAGACTTaatcaaatggaaaaaacctcacaaaatgGTTCTTTAAAAAGCTCTACTGGTAGCAGTCATAATAAATTACCTGTCAATGGTATTAGAAAGTCTGGCTCAAGCTCTCAAGTGCCACCCTCAAAACCCACGCCCAATGGGGCTCAGAGAATGCCATCTGTGAAAGAATCCAGCCTGAAAAAGTCTGCCCatgcaaaaccaggaaaacctGCAGCTCTTCAACATGGAATCAACTCCAATGCAAAACGATCCGGCAGCAGCTTAGGAAAAGGAGGACCTGGACATCCCGGTGGTGGTTCAGGCGCAGGACCGGGACGATCAAGCAGCAGTTCTGGCGTGGGACCGGGAAGGCCAGGAAGTGGTTTAAGCTCAGGACCTGGGCAactgggcagcagctcagccacaggACCTGGGaggcctggcagcagctcaagCACAGGACCTGGGCGACCGGGAGGTGGCTCAGGCGTGGGGCCAGGAAGGCCGACGGGCAGCTCGAGCACAGGACCTGGGCgaccaggcagcagctcaggcgTGGGACTTAAGAGACCGGGCGGCACCTTGGGCACTGGTCCCGGAAGGCCgggcagcagcacaaacatAGGACCAGGGCGAtcaggcagcagcctgggaacagGTCCAGGAAGGCCAGGAATCAGCCCAAGCACAGGAGCCAAGCAACCAGGCAGCAGCTTGGGCGCTGGCCCAGGGAGGCCGGGCATCAGCACAAGCGCAGGATCCGTGCGACCAGGCAGCGGCCCGGGTGTGGCTGTGAAACCCAAGTGTACTGTCGTGTCAGAAACCATTTCTTCTAAAAACCTCGTCACAAGACCTAGCAATGGAAAGATGAATGGAATGAGACCTTTTCCAGGGCATAGACCTGTGCTTCATCCACATG GTCTTGGAAGACCACCTATTAGTTACAAGAGACAAAtagaagatgatgatgatgatgatgaataTGACTCTGAAATGGATGATTTCATTGAAGATGAAGGGGAACCTCAAGAAGAAATATCAAAACATATTCGGGAAATATTTGGCTATGACCGGAAAAG gtaCAAAGATGAAAGTGATTATGCCTTACGTTAtatggagagcagctggagagagcaaCAGAAAGAAGAAGCTAGAAG CTTGAGACTTGGTGTTCAGGAAGACTTGGAAGAGCTGAGACGGGAAGAAGAAGAACTGAAACGCAAGAGACAGTCTAAGAAGCTGAGGACACGTTAA